Proteins found in one Pelmatolapia mariae isolate MD_Pm_ZW linkage group LG7, Pm_UMD_F_2, whole genome shotgun sequence genomic segment:
- the ulk1b gene encoding serine/threonine-protein kinase ULK1 isoform X1, with product METVGKFEFSRKDLIGHGAFAVVFKGRHREKHDWEVAVKCINKKNLAKSQTLLGKEIKILKELKHENIVALLDFQETASSVYLVMEYCNGGDLADYLHSKGTLSEDTIRVFLQQIAGAMRVLQSKGIIHRDLKPQNILLSYPPGCKSHSNNTCIKIADFGFARYLQNNMMAATLCGSPMYMAPEVIMSQNYDAKADLWSIGTIVFQCLTGKAPFQASSPQDLRLFYEKNKNLSPNIPRETSSHLRQLLLGLLQRNHKDRMDFDDFFCHPFLEASSSVKKTTPTVTMTCLPSSASASSCSSSSTSHLASPPQSLAEIQQLRAKALASPTQEATGFLLKDSSGGGGSSKNSSSCDTDDFVIVPAHFTTGELTSESKVLQDSLMNSGSLLASAGLCSQAKTPPHSPSYSGSPSPVRPSEFSGSSYGNHGQSLPIPVPTQVQNYQRMEQNLHPTKQDGSPRLSTPVRRCSSGSLLGCARTGPSPPYGQGAVTTTTTTRRFSLGGARTLQLSPQALQHTEPRLNSQQQPQRAGLGTRLNSAPCLLDCATGGGRQKIRKQHSDPLGTPSAGLMAVRPLHSSPRLSELMQRNPLPTILGSPSRAIPPFEFPKTPSSPNLVTFLTQQGMVIGSPCSRTAPAELRDLVHQAPTPVTHSPHCIHRRNDDTKSFGRSQSAGGLSDVLLMAAFGPGGPAGDRGSTENLTSEKAIDITGSPGGGGGFAPSSGSPAQVVFTVGSPPSGSTPPFTSRQRKYSGSFTSGSPAGSLTSRHPPTGTCLDGFEASSSPRFSFPNPITANMGGRVTFEAPELPEETLMEQEHTDTVQRLRFTLDFALCLMEVAAARGATVTGEQGDFSHLSLLQQQSLVADQISSLSREWSHAEQLVLYLKTAELLSNALHTAMEQVKQGKLYPSATVKQVVRKLNELYKSSVASCRSLNSRLEHFFTRKHRLMDQITSITAERLLFSHTVQMVQAAALDEMFHQGEASVLRYHKALLLMEGLSLLLTEQDDIISVSKCKECIERRLTALQAGLCI from the exons ATGGAGACGGTGGGGAAATTTGAGTTCAGTCGGAAGGACCTGATAGGACATGGCGCATTTGCTGTGGTCTTTAAAGGTAGACACCGAGAG AAACATGACTGGGAGGTGGCAGTAAAATGCATCAACAAGAAGAACCTAGCCAAATCTCAGACTCTGCTGGGGAAAGAGATCAAAATACTGAAG GAACTCAAGCATGAGAACATTGTTGCTTTACTGGACTTTCAG GAAACTGCCAGCTCAGTGTACCTGGTAATGGAG TACTGCAACGGCGGCGATCTCGCTGACTACTTACACT CTAAGGGCACACTGAGTGAGGACACTATTCGGGTTTTCCTGCAGCAGATTGCAGGAGCCATGAGGGTCCTACAATCCAAAGGAATAATTCACAGGGACCTCAAGCCACAGAACATCCTGCTTTCTTACCCACCAGGATGCAAGTCACACTCCAACAACACCTGCATCAAGATTG CGGACTTTGGCTTTGCGAGGTACCTTCAGAACAACATGATGGCAGCCACGCTCTGTGGATCCCCTATGTACATG GCTCCTGAAGTAATTATGTCCCAAAACTATGATGCCAAGGCTGACTTGTGGAGTATAGGAACAATAGTGTTTCAGTGCCTGACTGGAAAAGCTCCTTTTCAg GCCAGCAGTCCCCAAGATCTCCGGCTGTTctatgaaaaaaacaagaatctCAGCCCTAA CATTCCCAGAGAGACTTCAAGCCACCTGAGGCAGCTGCTGCTGGGTCTGCTGCAGCGCAACCACAAAGACCGCATGGACTTTG ATGACTTTTTTTGTCATCCTTTCCTGGAGGCTAGCTCATCTGTGAAAAAGA CAACTCCTACTGTGACCATGACTTGTTTGCCCAGCTCTGCATCAGCCAGCTCTTGTAGCAGCTCTTCCACGTCTCACCTCGCCTCACCACCG CAGTCGCTTGCTGAGATTCAGCAGTTGCGAGCCAAAGCTCTGGCCTCTCCCACCCAGGAGGCCACTGGTTTTCTCCTTAAGGACTCGTCTGGAGGTGGCGGCAGCAGCAAGAACTCCTCCTCCTGTGACACAGATGACTTTGTGATAGTGCCTGCTCACTTCACCA cagGTGAGCTGACAAGTGAGAGTAAAGTGCTGCAGGACAGCCTAATGAACAGCGG CTCTCTTTTAGCTTCTGCTGGTCTGTGTAGCCAAGCCAAAACACCGCCGCACTCGCCTTCCTACAGTGGATCACCAAGTCCTGTCAG GCCCAGCGAGTTCTCGGGAAGTAGCTATGGAAACCATGGTCAGTCATTGCCTATTCCAGTCCCCACTCAGGTCCAGAATTACCAGCGCATGGAGCAAAACCTCCATCCTACCAAACAGGATGGTTCGCCACG GCTGTCAACACCAGTGCGCCGCTGCAGCAGTGGAAGCTTGTTGGGCTGTGCTAGGACTGGACCTTCACCACCCTATGGGCAGGGGGCTgtcaccaccaccactaccaccCGCAGGTTCTCCCTGGGAGGTGCCAGAACTTTGCAGCTCTCTCCTCAAG CTCTGCAGCACACTGAACCCAGGCTGAATTCTCAGCAGCAACCACAGAGGGCAGGACTTGGCACAAGGCTCAACAGTGCCCCCTGTCTGTTGGACTGTGCCACTGGTGGTGGCAGGCAAAAAATCCGAAAGCAGCACTCGGACCCTCTGGGTACTCCCTCAGCCGGACTCATGGCTGTCCGCCCCTTACACTCTTCGCCCAGACTGAGTGAGCTGATGCAGCGTAATCCTCTCCCCACTATTCTGGGCTCCCCCTCCAGG GCCATCCCGCCATTTGAATTCCCCAAGACTCCGAGTTCTCCGAACCTGGTGACCTTCCTGACACAGCAGGGTATGGTCATAGGCTCTCCGTGCAGCAGGACTGCcccagcagagctcagagacCTGGTACACCAAGCACCCACACCGGTCACCCATTCTCCTCATTGCATCCACAGACGGAATGATGATACCAAGAGCTTTGGAAG GTCTCAAAGTGCCGGTGGTCTGTCCGACGTGCTGCTGATGGCTGCGTTTGGACCTGGTGGACCTGCAGGTGACCGAGGCAGCACAGAGAACCTGACCTCTGAAAAAGCCATAGACATAACAG GATCCCCGGGTGGCGGGGGAGGCTTTGCACCGAGCTCTGGCAGCCCAGCACAGGTGGTTTTCACTGTAGGATCTCCACCTAGTGGCAGCACTCCACCCTTTACCTCCAGACAGAGAAAATACTCAG GCTCATTCACTTCAGGCAGCCCTGCAGGCTCCTTAACCAGCCGTCACCCTCCGACAGGCACCTGTTTGGATGGCTTTGAGGCTTCTTCCAGTCCTCGTTTCAGTTTCCCCAATCCCATCACAGCCAACATGGGCGGTCGCGTCACCTTCGAGGCTCCCGAGCTGCCCGAAGAGACGCTGATGGAG CAGGAGCATACAGACACTGTGCAAAGGCTGCGGTTCACATTGGATTTTGCTCTGTGTCTAATGGAGGTGGCTGCTGCCCGTGGTGCTACAGTGACAGGGGAGCAGGGGGACTTTTctcatctctctctccttcagcAGCAGAGCCTGGTAGCAGATCAGATAAGCTCGCTGAGCCGAGAGTGGAG TCATGCAGAACAGCTGGTTCTCTACCTTAAAACTGCAGAACTCTTGTCCAATGCCTTACACACAGCCATGGAGCAAGTTAAACAGGGCAAGCTCTACCCATCTGCTACTGTCAAACAAG TTGTGAGAAAACTAAATGAGCTGTACAAGTCCAGCGTGGCATCCTGCCGCTCACTCAACAGCCGTCTGGAGCATTTCTTTACCCGGAAGCATCGCCTAATGGACCAAATCACCTCTATCACAGCGGAACGGCTGCTGTTCAGCCACACTGTGCAGATG gttcaggctgctgcGCTGGATGAGATGTTCCACCAGGGGGAAGCATCGGTCCTGCGCTACCACAAAGCTCTCTTACTGATGGAGGGCCTGTCTCTGCTGCTCACTGAACAGGATGACATCATCAGTGTTAGCAAAT GTAAAGAGTGCATTGAACGGCGCCTCACAGCTTTGCAGGCAGGGCTCTGTATATGA
- the ulk1b gene encoding serine/threonine-protein kinase ULK1 isoform X2, protein METVGKFEFSRKDLIGHGAFAVVFKGRHREKHDWEVAVKCINKKNLAKSQTLLGKEIKILKELKHENIVALLDFQETASSVYLVMEYCNGGDLADYLHSKGTLSEDTIRVFLQQIAGAMRVLQSKGIIHRDLKPQNILLSYPPGCKSHSNNTCIKIADFGFARYLQNNMMAATLCGSPMYMAPEVIMSQNYDAKADLWSIGTIVFQCLTGKAPFQASSPQDLRLFYEKNKNLSPNIPRETSSHLRQLLLGLLQRNHKDRMDFDDFFCHPFLEASSSVKKTTPTVTMTCLPSSASASSCSSSSTSHLASPPQSLAEIQQLRAKALASPTQEATGFLLKDSSGGGGSSKNSSSCDTDDFVIVPAHFTSELTSESKVLQDSLMNSGSLLASAGLCSQAKTPPHSPSYSGSPSPVRPSEFSGSSYGNHGQSLPIPVPTQVQNYQRMEQNLHPTKQDGSPRLSTPVRRCSSGSLLGCARTGPSPPYGQGAVTTTTTTRRFSLGGARTLQLSPQALQHTEPRLNSQQQPQRAGLGTRLNSAPCLLDCATGGGRQKIRKQHSDPLGTPSAGLMAVRPLHSSPRLSELMQRNPLPTILGSPSRAIPPFEFPKTPSSPNLVTFLTQQGMVIGSPCSRTAPAELRDLVHQAPTPVTHSPHCIHRRNDDTKSFGRSQSAGGLSDVLLMAAFGPGGPAGDRGSTENLTSEKAIDITGSPGGGGGFAPSSGSPAQVVFTVGSPPSGSTPPFTSRQRKYSGSFTSGSPAGSLTSRHPPTGTCLDGFEASSSPRFSFPNPITANMGGRVTFEAPELPEETLMEQEHTDTVQRLRFTLDFALCLMEVAAARGATVTGEQGDFSHLSLLQQQSLVADQISSLSREWSHAEQLVLYLKTAELLSNALHTAMEQVKQGKLYPSATVKQVVRKLNELYKSSVASCRSLNSRLEHFFTRKHRLMDQITSITAERLLFSHTVQMVQAAALDEMFHQGEASVLRYHKALLLMEGLSLLLTEQDDIISVSKCKECIERRLTALQAGLCI, encoded by the exons ATGGAGACGGTGGGGAAATTTGAGTTCAGTCGGAAGGACCTGATAGGACATGGCGCATTTGCTGTGGTCTTTAAAGGTAGACACCGAGAG AAACATGACTGGGAGGTGGCAGTAAAATGCATCAACAAGAAGAACCTAGCCAAATCTCAGACTCTGCTGGGGAAAGAGATCAAAATACTGAAG GAACTCAAGCATGAGAACATTGTTGCTTTACTGGACTTTCAG GAAACTGCCAGCTCAGTGTACCTGGTAATGGAG TACTGCAACGGCGGCGATCTCGCTGACTACTTACACT CTAAGGGCACACTGAGTGAGGACACTATTCGGGTTTTCCTGCAGCAGATTGCAGGAGCCATGAGGGTCCTACAATCCAAAGGAATAATTCACAGGGACCTCAAGCCACAGAACATCCTGCTTTCTTACCCACCAGGATGCAAGTCACACTCCAACAACACCTGCATCAAGATTG CGGACTTTGGCTTTGCGAGGTACCTTCAGAACAACATGATGGCAGCCACGCTCTGTGGATCCCCTATGTACATG GCTCCTGAAGTAATTATGTCCCAAAACTATGATGCCAAGGCTGACTTGTGGAGTATAGGAACAATAGTGTTTCAGTGCCTGACTGGAAAAGCTCCTTTTCAg GCCAGCAGTCCCCAAGATCTCCGGCTGTTctatgaaaaaaacaagaatctCAGCCCTAA CATTCCCAGAGAGACTTCAAGCCACCTGAGGCAGCTGCTGCTGGGTCTGCTGCAGCGCAACCACAAAGACCGCATGGACTTTG ATGACTTTTTTTGTCATCCTTTCCTGGAGGCTAGCTCATCTGTGAAAAAGA CAACTCCTACTGTGACCATGACTTGTTTGCCCAGCTCTGCATCAGCCAGCTCTTGTAGCAGCTCTTCCACGTCTCACCTCGCCTCACCACCG CAGTCGCTTGCTGAGATTCAGCAGTTGCGAGCCAAAGCTCTGGCCTCTCCCACCCAGGAGGCCACTGGTTTTCTCCTTAAGGACTCGTCTGGAGGTGGCGGCAGCAGCAAGAACTCCTCCTCCTGTGACACAGATGACTTTGTGATAGTGCCTGCTCACTTCACCA GTGAGCTGACAAGTGAGAGTAAAGTGCTGCAGGACAGCCTAATGAACAGCGG CTCTCTTTTAGCTTCTGCTGGTCTGTGTAGCCAAGCCAAAACACCGCCGCACTCGCCTTCCTACAGTGGATCACCAAGTCCTGTCAG GCCCAGCGAGTTCTCGGGAAGTAGCTATGGAAACCATGGTCAGTCATTGCCTATTCCAGTCCCCACTCAGGTCCAGAATTACCAGCGCATGGAGCAAAACCTCCATCCTACCAAACAGGATGGTTCGCCACG GCTGTCAACACCAGTGCGCCGCTGCAGCAGTGGAAGCTTGTTGGGCTGTGCTAGGACTGGACCTTCACCACCCTATGGGCAGGGGGCTgtcaccaccaccactaccaccCGCAGGTTCTCCCTGGGAGGTGCCAGAACTTTGCAGCTCTCTCCTCAAG CTCTGCAGCACACTGAACCCAGGCTGAATTCTCAGCAGCAACCACAGAGGGCAGGACTTGGCACAAGGCTCAACAGTGCCCCCTGTCTGTTGGACTGTGCCACTGGTGGTGGCAGGCAAAAAATCCGAAAGCAGCACTCGGACCCTCTGGGTACTCCCTCAGCCGGACTCATGGCTGTCCGCCCCTTACACTCTTCGCCCAGACTGAGTGAGCTGATGCAGCGTAATCCTCTCCCCACTATTCTGGGCTCCCCCTCCAGG GCCATCCCGCCATTTGAATTCCCCAAGACTCCGAGTTCTCCGAACCTGGTGACCTTCCTGACACAGCAGGGTATGGTCATAGGCTCTCCGTGCAGCAGGACTGCcccagcagagctcagagacCTGGTACACCAAGCACCCACACCGGTCACCCATTCTCCTCATTGCATCCACAGACGGAATGATGATACCAAGAGCTTTGGAAG GTCTCAAAGTGCCGGTGGTCTGTCCGACGTGCTGCTGATGGCTGCGTTTGGACCTGGTGGACCTGCAGGTGACCGAGGCAGCACAGAGAACCTGACCTCTGAAAAAGCCATAGACATAACAG GATCCCCGGGTGGCGGGGGAGGCTTTGCACCGAGCTCTGGCAGCCCAGCACAGGTGGTTTTCACTGTAGGATCTCCACCTAGTGGCAGCACTCCACCCTTTACCTCCAGACAGAGAAAATACTCAG GCTCATTCACTTCAGGCAGCCCTGCAGGCTCCTTAACCAGCCGTCACCCTCCGACAGGCACCTGTTTGGATGGCTTTGAGGCTTCTTCCAGTCCTCGTTTCAGTTTCCCCAATCCCATCACAGCCAACATGGGCGGTCGCGTCACCTTCGAGGCTCCCGAGCTGCCCGAAGAGACGCTGATGGAG CAGGAGCATACAGACACTGTGCAAAGGCTGCGGTTCACATTGGATTTTGCTCTGTGTCTAATGGAGGTGGCTGCTGCCCGTGGTGCTACAGTGACAGGGGAGCAGGGGGACTTTTctcatctctctctccttcagcAGCAGAGCCTGGTAGCAGATCAGATAAGCTCGCTGAGCCGAGAGTGGAG TCATGCAGAACAGCTGGTTCTCTACCTTAAAACTGCAGAACTCTTGTCCAATGCCTTACACACAGCCATGGAGCAAGTTAAACAGGGCAAGCTCTACCCATCTGCTACTGTCAAACAAG TTGTGAGAAAACTAAATGAGCTGTACAAGTCCAGCGTGGCATCCTGCCGCTCACTCAACAGCCGTCTGGAGCATTTCTTTACCCGGAAGCATCGCCTAATGGACCAAATCACCTCTATCACAGCGGAACGGCTGCTGTTCAGCCACACTGTGCAGATG gttcaggctgctgcGCTGGATGAGATGTTCCACCAGGGGGAAGCATCGGTCCTGCGCTACCACAAAGCTCTCTTACTGATGGAGGGCCTGTCTCTGCTGCTCACTGAACAGGATGACATCATCAGTGTTAGCAAAT GTAAAGAGTGCATTGAACGGCGCCTCACAGCTTTGCAGGCAGGGCTCTGTATATGA